The following coding sequences are from one Desulfosporosinus orientis DSM 765 window:
- the hydA gene encoding dihydropyrimidinase — MGIVLNGGTIVTAADIYQADVRIDGERIVAIGHDIKQPGDQVIDVDGCFLFPGGIDPHTHFDLPMGDFSTSDDFSSGSKAAILGGTTTILDYATQFKGETLKQGLINWQAKAGGKCYVDYGFHMAITDWKDSIAREMIDLISQEGISSFKLYMAYKNTLQVDDQALLQALRQAGEYGALICVHCENGDVVDDLVHGYLKKGKTSPAYHPLSRPPEVEAEATFRVITLAQMAGAPLYIVHLSNSGALKAVVEGKLKGLEIYAETCPQYLLLDDSYYNCEGFEGAKYVISPPLRPVQNQDVLWSGLTSGILDVVATDHCAFNYKGQKDKGLNDFSKIPNGAAGVETRMGLLYTYGVLTGKLSLNDFVALTSTNAAKLFGLFPRKGTIAPGSDADLVIWDPRISSVLRAETLHQQVDYTPYEGFKQSGQAIHVFLRGKQIVENGKLKVDKPTGMYLSRKPFLKRKVG, encoded by the coding sequence ATGGGTATTGTATTAAACGGGGGAACTATTGTTACGGCTGCAGATATCTATCAAGCAGACGTCCGCATTGATGGCGAGAGAATTGTGGCTATCGGCCATGATATCAAGCAACCTGGAGACCAGGTAATAGATGTGGACGGCTGTTTTTTATTTCCGGGTGGAATTGATCCGCATACTCATTTTGATCTCCCCATGGGAGATTTTTCGACATCCGATGATTTTTCATCAGGTTCAAAAGCAGCAATTTTAGGTGGGACGACAACAATCCTTGATTACGCTACCCAGTTCAAAGGGGAGACGTTAAAGCAGGGCTTAATAAATTGGCAGGCAAAGGCTGGCGGCAAGTGTTATGTGGATTATGGCTTTCACATGGCAATCACTGATTGGAAAGATTCAATCGCTCGGGAAATGATCGATTTAATTAGCCAAGAAGGAATATCGTCATTTAAATTATACATGGCATATAAGAACACCCTGCAAGTGGATGATCAGGCATTATTACAGGCTTTACGTCAAGCAGGAGAATACGGAGCACTAATTTGCGTACATTGTGAGAACGGCGATGTCGTTGATGATTTAGTGCATGGATATCTTAAGAAGGGCAAAACCTCACCCGCCTATCACCCCCTTTCCCGGCCTCCGGAAGTGGAAGCAGAGGCAACCTTTCGGGTTATTACTCTGGCTCAAATGGCAGGAGCCCCTCTCTATATCGTTCATCTTTCCAACAGCGGAGCACTTAAGGCTGTGGTGGAAGGGAAGCTTAAAGGTCTGGAAATATATGCTGAAACTTGCCCCCAATATCTCTTGTTAGACGACAGTTATTACAACTGCGAAGGGTTTGAGGGAGCCAAGTATGTTATTTCCCCGCCTTTGCGCCCGGTTCAGAATCAGGATGTGTTATGGTCAGGTTTGACTTCAGGAATCTTAGATGTTGTGGCTACGGATCATTGCGCATTTAATTATAAAGGACAAAAAGATAAGGGTTTGAACGATTTTAGCAAAATACCTAATGGAGCGGCAGGGGTTGAAACCCGGATGGGATTATTGTATACCTATGGAGTTTTAACCGGAAAACTTAGTTTAAATGATTTTGTCGCTTTGACTTCAACGAATGCCGCAAAGTTGTTTGGTTTGTTCCCCCGCAAAGGGACCATAGCTCCGGGAAGTGATGCCGACTTAGTAATTTGGGATCCCCGAATTTCCTCTGTTCTTCGGGCGGAAACGTTACATCAGCAAGTAGACTATACACCTTACGAAGGTTTTAAACAGTCCGGTCAAGCGATCCATGTTTTTCTGAGAGGAAAGCAGATCGTTGAGAACGGAAAACTAAAAGTGGACAAACCCACAGGAATGTATTTGTCCCGTAAGCCATTCCTTAAGAGAAAGGTCGGGTAA
- the yqeB gene encoding selenium-dependent molybdenum cofactor biosynthesis protein YqeB has protein sequence MVNNLVNNRPLVLIRGAGEQASGVGWAFSKAGFRVLMTEVSKPLMVRWPVCFGTAVEEGQWQVEGIKACCVSSTGSECEDAWLEGKIPVLVDPELRRLSELMPLILVDAIMAKQNLGTKRTMAPLTIGLGPGFKAGEDVDIVIETNRGHNLGRIIYQGPAQPNTGVPGEIKGISRERVIYSTTAGIFRAKRAIGDQVSAGDCVGEIVEENRTTQVVSLIDGVLRGLLRTNITIPANVKIGDVDPRGEESFCWTISEKARAIGSAVLLSVMESGFLAAPSQT, from the coding sequence ATGGTTAATAATCTGGTGAACAACAGACCGTTAGTCTTAATTCGGGGGGCAGGAGAGCAAGCCTCGGGTGTAGGTTGGGCTTTCAGTAAAGCAGGGTTTAGAGTGCTGATGACTGAAGTTTCTAAGCCTCTGATGGTTCGCTGGCCGGTTTGTTTTGGGACGGCCGTTGAAGAAGGCCAGTGGCAAGTTGAAGGAATAAAAGCTTGTTGTGTAAGCTCGACCGGATCAGAGTGTGAAGATGCTTGGCTGGAAGGGAAAATTCCTGTTTTGGTTGACCCTGAGTTGAGAAGACTATCGGAGCTCATGCCTTTAATTTTAGTGGATGCTATTATGGCAAAACAAAATTTAGGTACCAAAAGGACGATGGCTCCCCTGACGATTGGTTTAGGTCCCGGATTTAAAGCTGGTGAGGATGTGGATATAGTTATAGAAACCAATCGAGGGCATAATCTCGGCCGAATCATTTATCAAGGACCGGCTCAACCAAATACCGGTGTTCCTGGAGAGATTAAGGGTATTTCCAGAGAGCGTGTGATCTATTCCACGACTGCTGGAATTTTTAGAGCAAAGCGAGCCATTGGGGATCAAGTTTCTGCAGGAGATTGTGTGGGAGAAATAGTTGAAGAAAACCGCACCACTCAAGTAGTATCCTTAATCGATGGAGTTTTGAGAGGGTTATTGAGGACAAACATCACTATCCCTGCCAATGTTAAAATTGGGGATGTTGACCCTCGAGGAGAAGAAAGCTTTTGTTGGACGATTTCAGAAAAAGCACGTGCCATAGGTTCCGCCGTTTTATTAAGCGTTATGGAAAGTGGATTTTTGGCCGCCCCTTCTCAAACCTAA
- a CDS encoding FAD binding domain-containing protein → MKYFQPNSVEEAIEMAQTYDAAFLAGGTDLVLHMRTGKVQPSGLIDLGKIPVLREIKEDNGYLKIGSMATFEVLGNSEMVFQKAHALWQACQSMGSPQIRNQATLGGNLGNCSPAADGLPPLLALGAEVKLISPEGEEIVPLSTLLNRHPLLANKVLIREFRIPLKGMQSGFAKLGRRRALAIARLSVAMAVKMKGSRTEEVQVALGAVGRRAFLSESLGMALSGQAFNEIWLEKGVSEVQRIVREALGTRASAPYKRVAVAGVFREASVSIIPQGGRQA, encoded by the coding sequence ATGAAGTACTTTCAACCAAATAGTGTGGAAGAGGCTATAGAAATGGCCCAAACATACGATGCCGCTTTTCTGGCCGGAGGAACGGATCTTGTCCTTCATATGCGTACAGGTAAAGTTCAGCCATCTGGTCTTATCGATTTAGGTAAGATTCCAGTACTTCGTGAAATTAAAGAAGATAATGGATATTTAAAGATTGGCAGTATGGCGACTTTCGAAGTATTAGGAAACTCTGAAATGGTTTTTCAGAAAGCTCATGCGTTATGGCAGGCCTGTCAATCCATGGGTTCTCCGCAAATTCGCAATCAGGCGACATTAGGCGGAAACTTGGGAAATTGTTCACCTGCAGCAGATGGCTTACCTCCTTTGCTGGCTCTAGGTGCAGAGGTAAAGTTAATTTCACCGGAAGGAGAGGAGATTGTTCCTTTGTCCACACTCTTAAATCGTCATCCCCTCCTAGCCAACAAAGTTCTTATCCGTGAATTTCGCATTCCTTTAAAAGGAATGCAGAGCGGTTTCGCTAAACTTGGCCGTCGCCGGGCCTTAGCCATTGCTCGCCTGAGTGTTGCTATGGCAGTCAAAATGAAGGGGAGTCGGACAGAAGAAGTGCAAGTTGCCTTAGGTGCTGTCGGTAGGCGGGCCTTCTTGAGTGAATCTCTCGGCATGGCATTAAGCGGTCAAGCATTCAATGAAATATGGCTGGAAAAAGGAGTATCTGAAGTTCAGCGGATTGTTAGGGAAGCTTTGGGTACTCGGGCATCGGCACCTTATAAACGAGTGGCGGTAGCAGGAGTATTCCGTGAGGCTTCAGTATCCATCATTCCTCAGGGAGGGAGACAAGCATGA
- the yqeC gene encoding selenium cofactor biosynthesis protein YqeC, translating to MTSSTTNFPTQSITGSGSLWDMTHRLWVTTFIGAGGKTTCLQTLTHDMEAAGLEVVATTTTKVHPELTMDAWRNLYPPPQKRGAWFWYDGVEDSSGKWRGPSALSVDKAIAEELRTDSRRYWVIEGDGAREHRLKCWEYYEPQIPKYSDCGVLVMDRGLWGKVLEPDAVHRPHKCQDLLGEIWSSESVWRYFLKSPVFDMQYSMLHWVILFNSAKTANENMGEFDPENSFDLLHDLSLKWMEMSENSVKTDLKPSHLRLAEGDAKKGDLRWFDLW from the coding sequence ATGACAAGTTCAACGACAAATTTTCCTACTCAATCGATTACTGGAAGCGGGAGTCTCTGGGATATGACCCATCGCTTGTGGGTAACAACCTTTATTGGGGCAGGCGGAAAAACCACCTGCCTCCAAACCCTTACCCATGATATGGAGGCTGCCGGTCTGGAGGTTGTTGCCACAACCACGACGAAAGTACATCCTGAGCTTACTATGGATGCGTGGAGGAATTTATATCCTCCTCCTCAGAAAAGGGGCGCGTGGTTTTGGTATGACGGAGTCGAGGATTCAAGCGGAAAATGGAGAGGTCCGTCAGCTCTGTCTGTTGATAAAGCCATTGCTGAAGAACTGAGGACAGACAGCCGTCGCTATTGGGTGATTGAAGGGGATGGTGCCCGTGAACACAGGTTAAAGTGTTGGGAATACTATGAACCTCAAATACCAAAGTATTCAGATTGTGGAGTGCTGGTCATGGACAGGGGGTTATGGGGAAAGGTTTTAGAGCCAGATGCAGTACATAGACCTCACAAATGTCAGGATCTTTTAGGTGAGATCTGGAGTTCGGAGAGCGTTTGGAGATATTTTTTAAAGTCTCCTGTTTTTGATATGCAATATTCTATGCTGCATTGGGTTATTCTCTTTAATAGTGCAAAGACAGCAAATGAAAACATGGGTGAGTTTGATCCTGAGAATTCATTTGATTTGCTGCATGATTTATCGTTGAAATGGATGGAAATGTCGGAAAACTCTGTTAAGACTGATTTAAAGCCCAGTCATTTGCGTTTAGCTGAAGGCGATGCCAAAAAGGGGGATCTGCGTTGGTTCGATTTGTGGTAA
- a CDS encoding YgeY family selenium metabolism-linked hydrolase, which yields MEFAKVLELAKKYEPEMSKFLRDLIAIPGESCDEKGTVLRIKEEMEKVGFDKVEIDPQGNVLGYVGHGKHLIAMDAHIDTVGVGNIENWQYDPYKGFEDDEIIIGRGASDQIGGMASMVYAGKIIKDLGLEDDYTLVVVGSVQEEDCDGLCWQYIINEDKVVPEFVVITEPTDGKIYRGHRGRMEIKVTTKGVSCHGSAPERGDNAIYKMAPILQELRSLHENLLNHPFLGKGSLTVSEIFHTSPSRCAVADSCWISVDRRLTAGETWEYALQQIKNLPSVKAANAEVTMYMYDRPSYTNLVYPTECYFPTWLIEEGHPVTTTLTDAYKGLFGKDPVVDKWTFSTNGVSIMGRYGIPCIGFGPGHEDQAHAPNERTWKKELVDCAAMYAAIPTIYVKEYADKMPKDTENLVGIKK from the coding sequence ATGGAATTTGCAAAAGTTCTCGAACTAGCGAAAAAATATGAGCCGGAAATGAGTAAGTTTCTTAGAGACCTCATCGCCATCCCGGGTGAGAGCTGTGATGAAAAAGGCACAGTACTCAGAATTAAAGAAGAGATGGAAAAAGTCGGCTTTGACAAAGTTGAGATTGATCCTCAAGGTAACGTTCTCGGTTATGTTGGTCATGGCAAGCACCTGATTGCTATGGATGCTCATATTGACACGGTTGGGGTAGGAAATATAGAGAATTGGCAATATGACCCCTACAAAGGTTTCGAAGATGATGAGATTATCATTGGCCGCGGAGCTTCTGACCAAATTGGCGGTATGGCTTCCATGGTTTATGCCGGTAAGATTATCAAAGATCTCGGCTTAGAAGATGATTATACCTTAGTTGTTGTCGGTTCTGTACAGGAAGAAGACTGCGACGGCTTATGCTGGCAGTATATCATCAACGAAGACAAAGTTGTACCGGAATTTGTTGTAATTACTGAACCAACCGACGGCAAGATTTATCGTGGACATCGCGGCCGTATGGAAATCAAAGTCACAACCAAGGGGGTTAGCTGTCACGGTTCAGCTCCTGAGCGCGGCGACAATGCCATTTATAAAATGGCTCCAATTCTCCAAGAACTGCGCAGTTTACATGAAAATCTTTTGAACCATCCATTTCTGGGCAAAGGCAGCCTAACGGTTTCAGAGATCTTTCACACCTCTCCTTCTCGTTGTGCTGTTGCCGACAGCTGCTGGATTTCCGTCGACCGTCGTTTGACAGCCGGAGAAACATGGGAATATGCACTTCAGCAAATTAAAAACCTACCTTCCGTTAAAGCTGCTAATGCTGAAGTAACCATGTATATGTATGACAGACCATCCTATACCAATCTGGTTTATCCAACAGAATGCTATTTCCCAACTTGGCTTATTGAAGAAGGACATCCTGTAACCACAACTCTGACAGATGCTTACAAAGGGTTATTCGGCAAAGATCCCGTCGTTGATAAATGGACCTTCTCTACAAACGGTGTATCCATCATGGGACGTTATGGAATTCCTTGCATCGGATTTGGACCCGGACATGAAGATCAAGCCCATGCTCCTAATGAACGAACCTGGAAAAAAGAACTTGTGGATTGTGCAGCTATGTATGCAGCTATTCCGACGATTTATGTTAAAGAGTATGCAGACAAGATGCCTAAGGATACAGAGAATTTAGTAGGAATTAAGAAATAA
- a CDS encoding nucleotidyltransferase family protein, whose protein sequence is MVRFVVMAAGLATRMGKDKLALPWKNGTVLGYVIGTVLEVMKVHKDLYPQSGIEIHVIARKPVETYLSEEGVREFFKYGGVWNHSPRPRPLAETINMGLHDLNAEMHSVAFLPGDQVGVRVQDLSACLEEVLKYQPDFLVPMAGNTPGSPVFFHKRYIPELLALQGEQGGRMVLNRYPERWSKYTVEESLFLDVDTPEQYDALFNS, encoded by the coding sequence TTGGTTCGATTTGTGGTAATGGCCGCTGGTTTGGCTACACGAATGGGGAAGGATAAACTGGCCTTGCCATGGAAGAACGGCACAGTGCTTGGGTATGTCATAGGGACGGTTCTTGAGGTAATGAAAGTACATAAGGACTTATATCCTCAGAGCGGAATAGAAATACATGTTATTGCCAGAAAACCTGTGGAAACCTATCTTTCAGAAGAGGGTGTCAGAGAGTTTTTCAAGTATGGCGGAGTTTGGAATCATTCTCCCCGACCTAGACCTCTTGCTGAGACGATTAACATGGGTTTGCATGACCTAAATGCTGAAATGCATAGTGTTGCTTTTTTGCCGGGTGATCAAGTAGGAGTAAGAGTTCAAGATCTATCTGCTTGTTTGGAAGAGGTTCTTAAGTATCAGCCGGACTTTTTAGTCCCTATGGCGGGAAATACGCCAGGATCTCCCGTGTTTTTTCATAAGCGCTATATTCCGGAACTCTTAGCACTTCAAGGGGAGCAGGGCGGAAGAATGGTTTTGAACCGTTACCCAGAACGCTGGTCAAAATATACTGTTGAAGAAAGCTTGTTTTTGGATGTGGATACTCCGGAACAATATGATGCTTTATTTAATTCATAA
- the xdh gene encoding selenium-dependent xanthine dehydrogenase → MYSIDINGTVFSVQDDMNLLDFLRDEAHVTSLKNGCGEGACGACMLLVDGKAMRACILTVAKASGKKLLTVEGLSDQEKEAYSWAFAEAGAVQCGFCIPGMIISAKALLDKNPNPTPQDIKQSIRGNICRCTGYVKIEQGISLAAQVLRGEITPKSQPSGAGIGTSIQRVDAREKVLGTGQYVDDMHVDNMLHAAVLRAKYPRAIVKSIDVSEALAYPGMEAALTADDIPADRNHGHIFPDWPTMVSIGNETRYVGDAIAIVAARTKKQAREAVKLIKVEYEELKPILSPTEALAEGAPQIHVKGNLLSTTKIKRGNTEEALAKSAHVVTHRYTTPPTEHAFMEPESALAIPQDDGGVTIYVGDQSVYDDQHGIMAMLGLPAEKVRVISKLVGGGFGGKEDLSVQHHAALLALKTQKPVKLTFTRQESILVHPKRHAMEMEITTGCDEKGKLTAMVAKIVADTGAYASLGTAVLQRACTHASGPYIFDNVDITGLCVYTNNPPAGAFRGFGVTQSCFAAEINLDLLAEKVGISPWEIRYMNALEPGMVNSTGQITDEGTAIKETLRAVREVYESHPYAAGIACAMKNTGIGVGLPDVGRVNIKIQDGKAVVLTSAACIGQGFATIATQIVYEATGLSLEKIEVGSPDTCSTPNSGTTTASRQTMFSGEAVRQASLKLQQAMHESSIDELNGQEFYGEYFGKTDPMNSDKPNPVSHVAYSYATQVVLLNEQGMIEKVIAAHDVGRAINPKAIEGQIEGGVCMGLGYAIREDFPLLNGVPTAKYAKLGLLRSTEMPEIETVIIEKNSSPLAYGAKGVGEISSIPTAPAVASAYYKLDGKLRTSLPLQETPYKK, encoded by the coding sequence ATGTACAGTATTGATATTAACGGCACAGTTTTCTCTGTGCAAGACGATATGAACCTGTTGGATTTTTTGCGGGATGAAGCTCACGTAACTTCCTTAAAAAACGGCTGCGGTGAAGGAGCTTGCGGTGCTTGTATGCTTTTAGTCGATGGAAAGGCTATGCGTGCTTGTATTCTCACCGTTGCAAAAGCATCTGGGAAGAAGCTGCTCACAGTCGAAGGATTATCCGACCAGGAAAAAGAAGCCTATAGCTGGGCCTTTGCTGAAGCCGGAGCTGTTCAGTGCGGTTTTTGCATACCCGGCATGATCATCAGCGCCAAAGCGTTACTTGATAAAAATCCTAATCCTACGCCTCAAGACATTAAGCAAAGTATCCGGGGAAATATTTGTCGCTGCACTGGGTACGTTAAAATTGAGCAGGGAATTTCTTTGGCGGCTCAGGTTCTGCGAGGAGAGATAACTCCGAAATCTCAGCCATCGGGAGCTGGAATCGGAACGAGTATCCAACGTGTGGATGCCCGTGAAAAGGTCTTGGGGACGGGACAGTATGTTGATGATATGCACGTCGATAATATGCTTCACGCAGCGGTTTTAAGGGCAAAATACCCAAGGGCCATTGTTAAGAGCATTGACGTGTCGGAAGCGCTTGCTTACCCGGGCATGGAAGCCGCCTTAACGGCGGATGATATTCCCGCAGACCGCAATCATGGGCATATTTTTCCTGATTGGCCAACCATGGTCTCCATCGGAAATGAAACTCGGTATGTTGGTGATGCTATTGCCATTGTTGCAGCCCGAACCAAGAAGCAAGCCAGGGAAGCTGTAAAATTAATAAAAGTAGAGTATGAAGAGCTTAAGCCTATCCTTAGTCCGACAGAAGCCCTGGCAGAGGGGGCTCCTCAAATTCATGTCAAAGGAAATTTATTAAGTACCACTAAAATTAAACGTGGAAACACGGAGGAAGCCTTAGCAAAGTCTGCGCACGTGGTAACTCATCGTTATACTACTCCGCCTACGGAACATGCTTTTATGGAACCGGAAAGTGCCTTAGCCATTCCTCAAGACGATGGGGGAGTTACCATTTATGTTGGGGATCAAAGCGTTTATGATGATCAGCATGGAATCATGGCCATGCTAGGTTTGCCTGCTGAAAAAGTGCGGGTTATCAGTAAACTGGTGGGCGGAGGTTTCGGCGGGAAAGAAGATTTAAGTGTTCAGCATCATGCTGCTCTTTTGGCTCTAAAAACTCAAAAACCTGTTAAACTCACCTTTACGCGCCAAGAAAGCATCTTAGTTCACCCCAAACGTCATGCCATGGAAATGGAAATTACTACGGGCTGTGATGAAAAAGGCAAACTGACGGCGATGGTTGCCAAAATTGTTGCCGATACCGGGGCTTATGCTTCTTTGGGAACAGCGGTTTTGCAGCGGGCTTGTACTCACGCCAGCGGTCCTTATATATTTGACAATGTGGATATCACTGGGCTTTGCGTTTATACCAACAATCCTCCAGCAGGAGCATTCAGAGGTTTTGGGGTTACCCAGTCATGCTTTGCTGCTGAAATCAACTTGGATCTGCTAGCGGAAAAAGTGGGGATTTCCCCATGGGAAATCCGCTATATGAACGCTCTGGAGCCGGGTATGGTTAATTCGACTGGGCAAATTACTGATGAGGGGACTGCCATTAAGGAAACGCTGAGAGCAGTTAGGGAAGTGTATGAGTCTCATCCATATGCTGCAGGAATTGCTTGTGCAATGAAGAATACCGGTATTGGGGTCGGGCTTCCGGATGTCGGCAGAGTCAATATTAAGATTCAAGACGGAAAAGCAGTGGTCCTGACAAGTGCCGCCTGCATTGGACAAGGGTTTGCGACGATAGCAACTCAGATCGTTTATGAGGCCACAGGGCTGTCCCTGGAAAAAATAGAAGTTGGATCTCCGGATACCTGTTCAACACCAAACTCCGGTACGACAACGGCTTCACGCCAGACGATGTTTAGCGGAGAGGCCGTGCGTCAGGCTTCCCTTAAATTGCAGCAAGCGATGCATGAATCTTCCATAGACGAATTAAATGGACAAGAGTTTTACGGAGAATATTTTGGGAAAACCGATCCTATGAATTCAGATAAGCCTAACCCGGTTAGCCACGTTGCTTATAGCTATGCGACCCAAGTTGTGCTGCTCAATGAACAGGGCATGATTGAAAAAGTAATTGCAGCCCATGATGTCGGCAGAGCTATCAATCCGAAGGCAATCGAAGGCCAAATCGAAGGGGGGGTATGCATGGGTTTAGGGTATGCTATACGTGAAGACTTTCCGCTCCTCAATGGGGTGCCGACAGCGAAGTATGCTAAGTTAGGACTTTTGCGGTCAACAGAAATGCCTGAGATTGAAACAGTGATTATTGAAAAGAACTCCTCGCCTTTAGCTTACGGGGCCAAAGGAGTTGGTGAAATTTCATCCATTCCTACAGCTCCTGCGGTTGCTTCAGCTTATTACAAACTTGATGGGAAATTAAGGACATCCTTGCCCTTGCAGGAAACGCCCTATAAAAAGTAG
- the arcC gene encoding carbamate kinase, translating to MSTLAVVAIGGNSLIRDKAHESVEDQYAAVAETAKHIAGMIEQGYEVIVTHGNGPQVGFILRRSEIAKDVAAMHQVPLVSCGADTQGAIGYQIQQAMDNEFKKRGMDKSAVTIVTQVVVSKNDPAFQKPTKPIGSFYTKEQTEEIQKANPSWVMVEDAGRGYRRMVASPLPQEIVEKNVISQLVRDGYCVIGVGGGGIPVARREDGSFQGVDAVIDKDFASSLLASDIKADLLVISTGVPTVYLNYGKPDEKALDKVSLAELKQYVTENHFAPGSMLPKIKAVISFLENGGKKAIITNPESLEEAVAGKTGTHIYP from the coding sequence GTGAGTACATTAGCTGTTGTAGCAATTGGTGGGAATTCTCTGATTCGTGATAAGGCCCATGAGTCCGTAGAGGATCAATATGCGGCTGTTGCAGAAACAGCCAAACATATTGCCGGGATGATCGAGCAGGGCTATGAAGTGATTGTTACTCATGGCAATGGTCCACAAGTTGGTTTTATCTTAAGACGTTCAGAAATTGCTAAGGACGTTGCAGCAATGCATCAGGTACCGTTGGTTAGCTGTGGAGCCGATACTCAAGGCGCCATCGGCTATCAGATCCAACAAGCAATGGATAATGAATTTAAGAAAAGGGGGATGGACAAATCTGCGGTCACGATTGTGACTCAAGTGGTTGTCTCTAAAAATGACCCTGCTTTTCAAAAACCAACCAAACCCATTGGCTCTTTTTACACCAAGGAACAGACGGAAGAGATTCAAAAAGCCAACCCTTCGTGGGTTATGGTTGAAGATGCCGGTCGAGGATATCGCAGGATGGTTGCTTCTCCTCTGCCTCAAGAAATTGTTGAAAAGAATGTTATCAGTCAGTTAGTACGAGATGGTTATTGTGTCATTGGTGTTGGCGGTGGGGGTATACCTGTCGCCAGGCGTGAAGATGGTTCCTTTCAAGGAGTTGATGCAGTAATCGACAAAGATTTTGCATCCAGTCTCTTAGCCTCTGATATCAAAGCCGACCTTTTAGTCATTTCTACTGGCGTTCCTACAGTTTACTTGAATTATGGCAAGCCTGACGAAAAAGCGTTAGATAAGGTATCCTTGGCAGAACTAAAGCAGTATGTCACAGAAAATCATTTTGCTCCAGGAAGCATGCTTCCTAAAATTAAAGCCGTTATCAGCTTCTTAGAGAATGGCGGTAAAAAAGCAATTATTACAAATCCGGAATCTTTGGAAGAAGCTGTTGCCGGAAAGACAGGAACCCATATATATCCCTAA
- a CDS encoding ornithine carbamoyltransferase, which produces MNTVFRGRHFLNLEDFTKEELDTMLDVSFDLKRKFAMGEDTPYLTNKTGFLMFFEQSTRTRNSMEAGMAQLGGHAGFLDTSSMQVAHGETAKDTAIILSRFGHMIACRYCNWGRGNDYLNEMAKWSSAPIMNLQCDLYHPFQGLADLMTIKEKLPDLRRKKISIIWAYAESHKKPISVPVTQVLLFPRYGMDVWLAYPKGWELPDWVIEQARANAEKHGGTLTITHDEAEAYKDADIVIPKSWGNWVTDQTGASVSGATKVIDDALIANKSWKCTEAKMATASKDVMYMHALPADRNNEVEDAVIDGPHSIAYDAAENRLHTAKAVMTLLVGGK; this is translated from the coding sequence ATGAACACAGTTTTCAGAGGAAGACACTTTCTTAATTTAGAGGATTTCACCAAAGAAGAATTGGATACCATGCTCGATGTTTCTTTTGACCTTAAAAGAAAGTTTGCAATGGGTGAAGATACTCCATATCTTACTAATAAAACCGGATTCTTAATGTTCTTTGAACAATCCACTCGGACCAGAAACTCCATGGAAGCCGGAATGGCTCAATTGGGAGGCCATGCTGGATTCTTGGATACCAGCAGCATGCAAGTTGCTCATGGTGAGACTGCCAAAGATACAGCTATTATTTTATCACGCTTCGGACACATGATTGCCTGCCGTTATTGCAACTGGGGGAGAGGAAATGACTACTTGAATGAAATGGCTAAATGGTCCTCAGCGCCCATCATGAACTTACAGTGTGACCTTTATCACCCATTCCAAGGTTTAGCAGATCTTATGACCATCAAAGAGAAACTTCCTGATTTAAGAAGAAAGAAAATCTCTATCATTTGGGCATATGCTGAAAGTCATAAAAAACCAATTTCTGTACCTGTAACACAAGTCCTTCTCTTCCCTCGTTATGGTATGGATGTATGGCTCGCTTATCCAAAAGGTTGGGAACTTCCTGATTGGGTTATTGAACAAGCCAGAGCAAATGCTGAGAAGCATGGCGGTACTCTGACCATTACTCATGACGAAGCAGAAGCTTATAAAGATGCTGACATCGTTATTCCTAAGAGCTGGGGGAACTGGGTTACCGACCAAACAGGTGCTTCAGTTAGCGGCGCAACAAAAGTTATCGATGATGCTCTTATTGCTAATAAGAGCTGGAAATGCACAGAAGCTAAAATGGCCACAGCCAGCAAAGATGTCATGTATATGCATGCTTTGCCTGCTGACCGTAACAACGAAGTTGAAGATGCTGTCATTGACGGACCGCATTCAATCGCTTATGATGCTGCAGAAAACCGTTTGCATACAGCTAAAGCTGTTATGACATTGTTGGTAGGTGGAAAATAA